From Diospyros lotus cultivar Yz01 chromosome 4, ASM1463336v1, whole genome shotgun sequence, a single genomic window includes:
- the LOC127800481 gene encoding pentatricopeptide repeat-containing protein At2g33680 isoform X1 — protein sequence MTVLAIPSHSRSLFIALLDYTRQRNLRKGRALHAHITQAGSSSCIYIANSLVNLYAKCKHLADAKLVFEEIQHKDVVSWNCLINGYSQVGDPTASSSIMELFKRMLSAESNTLPNAHTFAGVFTAVPSLPDPLGAGQQAHVLAIKTASSGDVFVGSSLLNMYSKLGLVSDARKLFDRMPERNSVSWAAMISGYAIQRLTPETLGLFKLMMGSAKEGVNEFVLTSVLSAFTLPELIQNGKQLHCLAVKNGLISIVSVGNALVTMYAKCGGLDDALQTFELLSDKNAVTWSAMITGFAHCGNSDEALELFSKMHVSGMMPSEFTLVGVLNACSDLGTAGEAKQVHAYVIKVGFESQIYIMTALVDMYAKCGYLVDARKGFGCLEQPDIVLWTSMIGGYVQNGESEEALNLFCQMQNKGLLPNELTIVSVTKACSNLAALQQGKQIHACIIKYGFNIEVPTGSALSTMYGKCGSFEDGNIIFRRMLVRDVVTWNSMISALHQNGHGNEALELFEEMLFEGTKPDYVTFINVLSACSHMGLVERGWVYFRMMYNEFGILPRVEHYACMVDILSRAGRLDEAKELIESTPTGHGQCLWRILLSACRNYRNYDLGAYAGEKLMELGSLESSAYVLLCSIYTALGRRDDVERIRRMMNLRGVNKEPGCSWIELKTQVHVFVVGDQMHPQIKEVRSKVQRLFKLMKDEDYQPSSGLLSADFEG from the coding sequence ATGACAGTACTAGCAATTCCCTctcactctcgctctctcttCATCGCCCTTCTGGATTACACCCGGCAAAGAAACCTCCGAAAAGGCCGAGCCTTACATGCCCACATCACCCAAGCCGGttcctcttcttgcatttacaTTGCCAACAGCCTCGTCAACTTATACGCCAAGTGCAAACACTTGGCCGACGCCAAGCTCGTTTTCGAGGAGATACAGCACAAAGACGTGGTCTCATGGAACTGCCTCATCAACGGTTACTCTCAAGTTGGTGATCCCACAGCTTCCTCCTCCATCATGGAGCTATTCAAGCGCATGTTGAGCGCAGAAAGCAACACACTCCCAAATGCCCACACTTTTGCTGGCGTTTTCACTGCTGTGCCAAGCTTGCCAGACCCTCTGGGTGCTGGACAGCAGGCTCATGTGCTTGCCATCAAAACTGCAAGTTCTGGAGATGTGTTTGTTGGTAGTTCCCTGCTAAACATGTATTCCAAACTGGGTCTCGTGTCTGATGCTCGCAAATTGTTTGATAGAATGCCAGAAAGAAATTCAGTTTCATGGGCTGCAATGATTTCTGGGTATGCTATACAGCGGCTTACTCCAGAAACTCTAGGGCTCTTTAAATTGATGATGGGTTCAGCAAAGGAGGGTGTGAACGAGTTTGTGTTGACCAGTGTCCTTAGTGCCTTCACATTGCCTGAGCTCATTCAAAATGGGAAGCAACTTCATTGTCTTGCTGTTAAAAACGGGTTGATATCCATTGTATCCGTTGGAAATGCTCTTGTAACTATGTATGCAAAATGTGGGGGCTTAGATGATGCCCTCCAGACATTTGAGTTGTTGAGCGATAAGAATGCTGTTACCTGGTCGGCAATGATCACTGGTTTTGCACATTGTGGAAATTCTGACGAGGCATTGGAACTTTTTTCGAAGATGCATGTTTCTGGGATGATGCCTAGTGAGTTCACCCTTGTGGGAGTCCTGAATGCATGTTCTGACCTTGGCACTGCAGGAGAAGCAAAGCAGGTCCATGCTTATGTGATAAAAGTGGGATTTGAATCTCAAATTTATATCATGACAGCTCTGGTTGACATGTATGCAAAATGTGGTTACCTAGTGGATGCTCGGAAGGGTTTTGGCTGTTTAGAACAGCCTGATATTGTTTTGTGGACCTCCATGATTGGTGGGTATGTACAAAATGGGGAGAGTGAAGAAGCTCTGAATTTGTTCTGTCAAATGCAAAATAAAGGTTTATTGCCCAATGAGTTGACAATAGTCAGTGTCACAAAAGCCTGTTCAAACCTTGCTGCTTTGCAGCAAGGAAAGCAAATCCATGCTTGTATCATTAAGTATGGGTTTAATATTGAAGTTCCAACTGGAAGTGCTCTCTCAACTATGTATGGAAAATGTGGGAGCTTTGAAGATGGAAACATAATCTTCAGGAGGATGCTTGTGAGGGATGTAGTCACATGGAATTCAATGATATCTGCGCTTCATCAAAATGGACATGGCAATGAAGCTCTTGAACTTTTTGAGGAGATGCTGTTTGAGGGGACAAAGCCAGACTACGTTACTTTCATTAATGTTCTCTCTGCTTGTAGCCATATGGGGTTGGTAGAGAGAGGCTGGGTTTATTTCAGGATGATGTACAATGAGTTTGGTATACTGCCAAGAGTTGAGCATTATGCATGCATGGTTGACATACTGAGCCGTGCTGGAAGGCTTGACGAAGCAAAAGAACTTATTGAATCAACACCTACTGGTCATGGCCAGTGTTTGTGGCGTATCTTGTTAAGTGCTTGCCGTAACTATCGTAATTATGATTTGGGAGCCTATGCAGGAGAAAAATTAATGGAATTGGGTTCACTAGAATCATCTGCTTATGTGTTGCTTTGTAGCATCTATACAGCATTGGGCAGGAGAGACGATGTGGAACGGATCAGAAGGATGATGAATCTTAGAGGGGTGAATAAGGAGCCCGGATGTAGCTGGATTGAGCTGAAGACTCAGGTTCACGTGTTTGTTGTTGGAGACCAGATGCATCCACAAATTAAAGAAGTACGTTCAAAGGTACAAAGATTATTTAAGCTAATGAAGGATGAGGATTACCAACCTTCTTCTGGTTTACTTTCTGCTGATTTCGAGGGTTAG
- the LOC127800481 gene encoding pentatricopeptide repeat-containing protein At2g33680 isoform X2, producing MTVLAIPSHSRSLFIALLDYTRQRNLRKGRALHAHITQAGSSSCIYIANSLVNLYAKCKHLADAKLVFEEIQHKDVVSWNCLINGYSQVGDPTASSSIMELFKRMLSAESNTLPNAHTFAGVFTAVPSLPDPLGAGQQAHVLAIKTASSGDVFVGSSLLNMYSKLGLVSDARKLFDRMPERNSVSWAAMISGYAIQRLTPETLGLFKLMMGSAKEGVNEFVLTSVLSAFTLPELIQNGKQLHCLAVKNGLISIVSVGNALVTMYAKCGGLDDALQTFELLSDKNAVTWSAMITGFAHCGNSDEALELFSKMHVSGMMPSEFTLVGVLNACSDLGTAGEAKQVHAYVIKVGFESQIYIMTALVDMYAKCGYLVDARKGFGCLEQPDIVLWTSMIGGYVQNGESEEALNLFCQMQNKGLLPNELTIVSVTKACSNLAALQQGKQIHACIIKYGFNIEVPTGSALSTMYGKCGSFEDGNIIFRRMLVRDVVTWNSMISALHQNGHGNEALELFEEMLFEGTKPDYVTFINVLSACSHMGLVERGWVYFRMMYNEFGILPRVEHYACMVDILSRAGRLDEAKELIESTPTGHGQCLWRILLSACRNYRNYDLGAYAGEKLMELGSLESSAYVLLCSIYTALGRRDDVERIRRMMNLRGVNKEPGCSWIELKTQVHVFVVGDQMHPQIKEVRSKAFHLEVKNLQHCS from the exons ATGACAGTACTAGCAATTCCCTctcactctcgctctctcttCATCGCCCTTCTGGATTACACCCGGCAAAGAAACCTCCGAAAAGGCCGAGCCTTACATGCCCACATCACCCAAGCCGGttcctcttcttgcatttacaTTGCCAACAGCCTCGTCAACTTATACGCCAAGTGCAAACACTTGGCCGACGCCAAGCTCGTTTTCGAGGAGATACAGCACAAAGACGTGGTCTCATGGAACTGCCTCATCAACGGTTACTCTCAAGTTGGTGATCCCACAGCTTCCTCCTCCATCATGGAGCTATTCAAGCGCATGTTGAGCGCAGAAAGCAACACACTCCCAAATGCCCACACTTTTGCTGGCGTTTTCACTGCTGTGCCAAGCTTGCCAGACCCTCTGGGTGCTGGACAGCAGGCTCATGTGCTTGCCATCAAAACTGCAAGTTCTGGAGATGTGTTTGTTGGTAGTTCCCTGCTAAACATGTATTCCAAACTGGGTCTCGTGTCTGATGCTCGCAAATTGTTTGATAGAATGCCAGAAAGAAATTCAGTTTCATGGGCTGCAATGATTTCTGGGTATGCTATACAGCGGCTTACTCCAGAAACTCTAGGGCTCTTTAAATTGATGATGGGTTCAGCAAAGGAGGGTGTGAACGAGTTTGTGTTGACCAGTGTCCTTAGTGCCTTCACATTGCCTGAGCTCATTCAAAATGGGAAGCAACTTCATTGTCTTGCTGTTAAAAACGGGTTGATATCCATTGTATCCGTTGGAAATGCTCTTGTAACTATGTATGCAAAATGTGGGGGCTTAGATGATGCCCTCCAGACATTTGAGTTGTTGAGCGATAAGAATGCTGTTACCTGGTCGGCAATGATCACTGGTTTTGCACATTGTGGAAATTCTGACGAGGCATTGGAACTTTTTTCGAAGATGCATGTTTCTGGGATGATGCCTAGTGAGTTCACCCTTGTGGGAGTCCTGAATGCATGTTCTGACCTTGGCACTGCAGGAGAAGCAAAGCAGGTCCATGCTTATGTGATAAAAGTGGGATTTGAATCTCAAATTTATATCATGACAGCTCTGGTTGACATGTATGCAAAATGTGGTTACCTAGTGGATGCTCGGAAGGGTTTTGGCTGTTTAGAACAGCCTGATATTGTTTTGTGGACCTCCATGATTGGTGGGTATGTACAAAATGGGGAGAGTGAAGAAGCTCTGAATTTGTTCTGTCAAATGCAAAATAAAGGTTTATTGCCCAATGAGTTGACAATAGTCAGTGTCACAAAAGCCTGTTCAAACCTTGCTGCTTTGCAGCAAGGAAAGCAAATCCATGCTTGTATCATTAAGTATGGGTTTAATATTGAAGTTCCAACTGGAAGTGCTCTCTCAACTATGTATGGAAAATGTGGGAGCTTTGAAGATGGAAACATAATCTTCAGGAGGATGCTTGTGAGGGATGTAGTCACATGGAATTCAATGATATCTGCGCTTCATCAAAATGGACATGGCAATGAAGCTCTTGAACTTTTTGAGGAGATGCTGTTTGAGGGGACAAAGCCAGACTACGTTACTTTCATTAATGTTCTCTCTGCTTGTAGCCATATGGGGTTGGTAGAGAGAGGCTGGGTTTATTTCAGGATGATGTACAATGAGTTTGGTATACTGCCAAGAGTTGAGCATTATGCATGCATGGTTGACATACTGAGCCGTGCTGGAAGGCTTGACGAAGCAAAAGAACTTATTGAATCAACACCTACTGGTCATGGCCAGTGTTTGTGGCGTATCTTGTTAAGTGCTTGCCGTAACTATCGTAATTATGATTTGGGAGCCTATGCAGGAGAAAAATTAATGGAATTGGGTTCACTAGAATCATCTGCTTATGTGTTGCTTTGTAGCATCTATACAGCATTGGGCAGGAGAGACGATGTGGAACGGATCAGAAGGATGATGAATCTTAGAGGGGTGAATAAGGAGCCCGGATGTAGCTGGATTGAGCTGAAGACTCAGGTTCACGTGTTTGTTGTTGGAGACCAGATGCATCCACAAATTAAAGAAGTACGTTCAAAG GCCTTTCACTTAGAAGTCAAGAACTTACAGCATTGTTCCTAG
- the LOC127800481 gene encoding pentatricopeptide repeat-containing protein At2g33680 isoform X4, which produces MTVLAIPSHSRSLFIALLDYTRQRNLRKGRALHAHITQAGSSSCIYIANSLVNLYAKCKHLADAKLVFEEIQHKDVVSWNCLINGYSQVGDPTASSSIMELFKRMLSAESNTLPNAHTFAGVFTAVPSLPDPLGAGQQAHVLAIKTASSGDVFVGSSLLNMYSKLGLVSDARKLFDRMPERNSVSWAAMISGYAIQRLTPETLGLFKLMMGSAKEGVNEFVLTSVLSAFTLPELIQNGKQLHCLAVKNGLISIVSVGNALVTMYAKCGGLDDALQTFELLSDKNAVTWSAMITGFAHCGNSDEALELFSKMHVSGMMPSEFTLVGVLNACSDLGTAGEAKQVHAYVIKVGFESQIYIMTALVDMYAKCGYLVDARKGFGCLEQPDIVLWTSMIGGYVQNGESEEALNLFCQMQNKGLLPNELTIVSVTKACSNLAALQQGKQIHACIIKYGFNIEVPTGSALSTMYGKCGSFEDGNIIFRRMLVRDVVTWNSMISALHQNGHGNEALELFEEMLFEGTKPDYVTFINVLSACSHMGLVERGWVYFRMMYNEFGILPRVEHYACMVDILSRAGRLDEAKELIESTPTGHGQCLWRILLSACRNYRNYDLGAYAGEKLMELGSLESSAYVLLCSIYTALGRRDDVERIRRMMNLRGVNKEPGCSWIELKTQVHVFVVGDQMHPQIKEVRSKEHECMISEA; this is translated from the exons ATGACAGTACTAGCAATTCCCTctcactctcgctctctcttCATCGCCCTTCTGGATTACACCCGGCAAAGAAACCTCCGAAAAGGCCGAGCCTTACATGCCCACATCACCCAAGCCGGttcctcttcttgcatttacaTTGCCAACAGCCTCGTCAACTTATACGCCAAGTGCAAACACTTGGCCGACGCCAAGCTCGTTTTCGAGGAGATACAGCACAAAGACGTGGTCTCATGGAACTGCCTCATCAACGGTTACTCTCAAGTTGGTGATCCCACAGCTTCCTCCTCCATCATGGAGCTATTCAAGCGCATGTTGAGCGCAGAAAGCAACACACTCCCAAATGCCCACACTTTTGCTGGCGTTTTCACTGCTGTGCCAAGCTTGCCAGACCCTCTGGGTGCTGGACAGCAGGCTCATGTGCTTGCCATCAAAACTGCAAGTTCTGGAGATGTGTTTGTTGGTAGTTCCCTGCTAAACATGTATTCCAAACTGGGTCTCGTGTCTGATGCTCGCAAATTGTTTGATAGAATGCCAGAAAGAAATTCAGTTTCATGGGCTGCAATGATTTCTGGGTATGCTATACAGCGGCTTACTCCAGAAACTCTAGGGCTCTTTAAATTGATGATGGGTTCAGCAAAGGAGGGTGTGAACGAGTTTGTGTTGACCAGTGTCCTTAGTGCCTTCACATTGCCTGAGCTCATTCAAAATGGGAAGCAACTTCATTGTCTTGCTGTTAAAAACGGGTTGATATCCATTGTATCCGTTGGAAATGCTCTTGTAACTATGTATGCAAAATGTGGGGGCTTAGATGATGCCCTCCAGACATTTGAGTTGTTGAGCGATAAGAATGCTGTTACCTGGTCGGCAATGATCACTGGTTTTGCACATTGTGGAAATTCTGACGAGGCATTGGAACTTTTTTCGAAGATGCATGTTTCTGGGATGATGCCTAGTGAGTTCACCCTTGTGGGAGTCCTGAATGCATGTTCTGACCTTGGCACTGCAGGAGAAGCAAAGCAGGTCCATGCTTATGTGATAAAAGTGGGATTTGAATCTCAAATTTATATCATGACAGCTCTGGTTGACATGTATGCAAAATGTGGTTACCTAGTGGATGCTCGGAAGGGTTTTGGCTGTTTAGAACAGCCTGATATTGTTTTGTGGACCTCCATGATTGGTGGGTATGTACAAAATGGGGAGAGTGAAGAAGCTCTGAATTTGTTCTGTCAAATGCAAAATAAAGGTTTATTGCCCAATGAGTTGACAATAGTCAGTGTCACAAAAGCCTGTTCAAACCTTGCTGCTTTGCAGCAAGGAAAGCAAATCCATGCTTGTATCATTAAGTATGGGTTTAATATTGAAGTTCCAACTGGAAGTGCTCTCTCAACTATGTATGGAAAATGTGGGAGCTTTGAAGATGGAAACATAATCTTCAGGAGGATGCTTGTGAGGGATGTAGTCACATGGAATTCAATGATATCTGCGCTTCATCAAAATGGACATGGCAATGAAGCTCTTGAACTTTTTGAGGAGATGCTGTTTGAGGGGACAAAGCCAGACTACGTTACTTTCATTAATGTTCTCTCTGCTTGTAGCCATATGGGGTTGGTAGAGAGAGGCTGGGTTTATTTCAGGATGATGTACAATGAGTTTGGTATACTGCCAAGAGTTGAGCATTATGCATGCATGGTTGACATACTGAGCCGTGCTGGAAGGCTTGACGAAGCAAAAGAACTTATTGAATCAACACCTACTGGTCATGGCCAGTGTTTGTGGCGTATCTTGTTAAGTGCTTGCCGTAACTATCGTAATTATGATTTGGGAGCCTATGCAGGAGAAAAATTAATGGAATTGGGTTCACTAGAATCATCTGCTTATGTGTTGCTTTGTAGCATCTATACAGCATTGGGCAGGAGAGACGATGTGGAACGGATCAGAAGGATGATGAATCTTAGAGGGGTGAATAAGGAGCCCGGATGTAGCTGGATTGAGCTGAAGACTCAGGTTCACGTGTTTGTTGTTGGAGACCAGATGCATCCACAAATTAAAGAAGTACGTTCAAAG GAGCATGAATGTATGATATCAGAGGCTTGA
- the LOC127800481 gene encoding pentatricopeptide repeat-containing protein At2g33680 isoform X5 has protein sequence MTVLAIPSHSRSLFIALLDYTRQRNLRKGRALHAHITQAGSSSCIYIANSLVNLYAKCKHLADAKLVFEEIQHKDVVSWNCLINGYSQVGDPTASSSIMELFKRMLSAESNTLPNAHTFAGVFTAVPSLPDPLGAGQQAHVLAIKTASSGDVFVGSSLLNMYSKLGLVSDARKLFDRMPERNSVSWAAMISGYAIQRLTPETLGLFKLMMGSAKEGVNEFVLTSVLSAFTLPELIQNGKQLHCLAVKNGLISIVSVGNALVTMYAKCGGLDDALQTFELLSDKNAVTWSAMITGFAHCGNSDEALELFSKMHVSGMMPSEFTLVGVLNACSDLGTAGEAKQVHAYVIKVGFESQIYIMTALVDMYAKCGYLVDARKGFGCLEQPDIVLWTSMIGGYVQNGESEEALNLFCQMQNKGLLPNELTIVSVTKACSNLAALQQGKQIHACIIKYGFNIEVPTGSALSTMYGKCGSFEDGNIIFRRMLVRDVVTWNSMISALHQNGHGNEALELFEEMLFEGTKPDYVTFINVLSACSHMGLVERGWVYFRMMYNEFGILPRVEHYACMVDILSRAGRLDEAKELIESTPTGHGQCLWRILLSACRNYRNYDLGAYAGEKLMELGSLESSAYVLLCSIYTALGRRDDVERIRRMMNLRGVNKEPGCSWIELKTQVHVFVVGDQMHPQIKEVRSKKLYF, from the exons ATGACAGTACTAGCAATTCCCTctcactctcgctctctcttCATCGCCCTTCTGGATTACACCCGGCAAAGAAACCTCCGAAAAGGCCGAGCCTTACATGCCCACATCACCCAAGCCGGttcctcttcttgcatttacaTTGCCAACAGCCTCGTCAACTTATACGCCAAGTGCAAACACTTGGCCGACGCCAAGCTCGTTTTCGAGGAGATACAGCACAAAGACGTGGTCTCATGGAACTGCCTCATCAACGGTTACTCTCAAGTTGGTGATCCCACAGCTTCCTCCTCCATCATGGAGCTATTCAAGCGCATGTTGAGCGCAGAAAGCAACACACTCCCAAATGCCCACACTTTTGCTGGCGTTTTCACTGCTGTGCCAAGCTTGCCAGACCCTCTGGGTGCTGGACAGCAGGCTCATGTGCTTGCCATCAAAACTGCAAGTTCTGGAGATGTGTTTGTTGGTAGTTCCCTGCTAAACATGTATTCCAAACTGGGTCTCGTGTCTGATGCTCGCAAATTGTTTGATAGAATGCCAGAAAGAAATTCAGTTTCATGGGCTGCAATGATTTCTGGGTATGCTATACAGCGGCTTACTCCAGAAACTCTAGGGCTCTTTAAATTGATGATGGGTTCAGCAAAGGAGGGTGTGAACGAGTTTGTGTTGACCAGTGTCCTTAGTGCCTTCACATTGCCTGAGCTCATTCAAAATGGGAAGCAACTTCATTGTCTTGCTGTTAAAAACGGGTTGATATCCATTGTATCCGTTGGAAATGCTCTTGTAACTATGTATGCAAAATGTGGGGGCTTAGATGATGCCCTCCAGACATTTGAGTTGTTGAGCGATAAGAATGCTGTTACCTGGTCGGCAATGATCACTGGTTTTGCACATTGTGGAAATTCTGACGAGGCATTGGAACTTTTTTCGAAGATGCATGTTTCTGGGATGATGCCTAGTGAGTTCACCCTTGTGGGAGTCCTGAATGCATGTTCTGACCTTGGCACTGCAGGAGAAGCAAAGCAGGTCCATGCTTATGTGATAAAAGTGGGATTTGAATCTCAAATTTATATCATGACAGCTCTGGTTGACATGTATGCAAAATGTGGTTACCTAGTGGATGCTCGGAAGGGTTTTGGCTGTTTAGAACAGCCTGATATTGTTTTGTGGACCTCCATGATTGGTGGGTATGTACAAAATGGGGAGAGTGAAGAAGCTCTGAATTTGTTCTGTCAAATGCAAAATAAAGGTTTATTGCCCAATGAGTTGACAATAGTCAGTGTCACAAAAGCCTGTTCAAACCTTGCTGCTTTGCAGCAAGGAAAGCAAATCCATGCTTGTATCATTAAGTATGGGTTTAATATTGAAGTTCCAACTGGAAGTGCTCTCTCAACTATGTATGGAAAATGTGGGAGCTTTGAAGATGGAAACATAATCTTCAGGAGGATGCTTGTGAGGGATGTAGTCACATGGAATTCAATGATATCTGCGCTTCATCAAAATGGACATGGCAATGAAGCTCTTGAACTTTTTGAGGAGATGCTGTTTGAGGGGACAAAGCCAGACTACGTTACTTTCATTAATGTTCTCTCTGCTTGTAGCCATATGGGGTTGGTAGAGAGAGGCTGGGTTTATTTCAGGATGATGTACAATGAGTTTGGTATACTGCCAAGAGTTGAGCATTATGCATGCATGGTTGACATACTGAGCCGTGCTGGAAGGCTTGACGAAGCAAAAGAACTTATTGAATCAACACCTACTGGTCATGGCCAGTGTTTGTGGCGTATCTTGTTAAGTGCTTGCCGTAACTATCGTAATTATGATTTGGGAGCCTATGCAGGAGAAAAATTAATGGAATTGGGTTCACTAGAATCATCTGCTTATGTGTTGCTTTGTAGCATCTATACAGCATTGGGCAGGAGAGACGATGTGGAACGGATCAGAAGGATGATGAATCTTAGAGGGGTGAATAAGGAGCCCGGATGTAGCTGGATTGAGCTGAAGACTCAGGTTCACGTGTTTGTTGTTGGAGACCAGATGCATCCACAAATTAAAGAAGTACGTTCAAAG AAGCTGTACTTTTGA
- the LOC127800481 gene encoding pentatricopeptide repeat-containing protein At2g33680 isoform X3: MTVLAIPSHSRSLFIALLDYTRQRNLRKGRALHAHITQAGSSSCIYIANSLVNLYAKCKHLADAKLVFEEIQHKDVVSWNCLINGYSQVGDPTASSSIMELFKRMLSAESNTLPNAHTFAGVFTAVPSLPDPLGAGQQAHVLAIKTASSGDVFVGSSLLNMYSKLGLVSDARKLFDRMPERNSVSWAAMISGYAIQRLTPETLGLFKLMMGSAKEGVNEFVLTSVLSAFTLPELIQNGKQLHCLAVKNGLISIVSVGNALVTMYAKCGGLDDALQTFELLSDKNAVTWSAMITGFAHCGNSDEALELFSKMHVSGMMPSEFTLVGVLNACSDLGTAGEAKQVHAYVIKVGFESQIYIMTALVDMYAKCGYLVDARKGFGCLEQPDIVLWTSMIGGYVQNGESEEALNLFCQMQNKGLLPNELTIVSVTKACSNLAALQQGKQIHACIIKYGFNIEVPTGSALSTMYGKCGSFEDGNIIFRRMLVRDVVTWNSMISALHQNGHGNEALELFEEMLFEGTKPDYVTFINVLSACSHMGLVERGWVYFRMMYNEFGILPRVEHYACMVDILSRAGRLDEAKELIESTPTGHGQCLWRILLSACRNYRNYDLGAYAGEKLMELGSLESSAYVLLCSIYTALGRRDDVERIRRMMNLRGVNKEPGCSWIELKTQVHVFVVGDQMHPQIKEVRSKHIYYDCLLK; the protein is encoded by the exons ATGACAGTACTAGCAATTCCCTctcactctcgctctctcttCATCGCCCTTCTGGATTACACCCGGCAAAGAAACCTCCGAAAAGGCCGAGCCTTACATGCCCACATCACCCAAGCCGGttcctcttcttgcatttacaTTGCCAACAGCCTCGTCAACTTATACGCCAAGTGCAAACACTTGGCCGACGCCAAGCTCGTTTTCGAGGAGATACAGCACAAAGACGTGGTCTCATGGAACTGCCTCATCAACGGTTACTCTCAAGTTGGTGATCCCACAGCTTCCTCCTCCATCATGGAGCTATTCAAGCGCATGTTGAGCGCAGAAAGCAACACACTCCCAAATGCCCACACTTTTGCTGGCGTTTTCACTGCTGTGCCAAGCTTGCCAGACCCTCTGGGTGCTGGACAGCAGGCTCATGTGCTTGCCATCAAAACTGCAAGTTCTGGAGATGTGTTTGTTGGTAGTTCCCTGCTAAACATGTATTCCAAACTGGGTCTCGTGTCTGATGCTCGCAAATTGTTTGATAGAATGCCAGAAAGAAATTCAGTTTCATGGGCTGCAATGATTTCTGGGTATGCTATACAGCGGCTTACTCCAGAAACTCTAGGGCTCTTTAAATTGATGATGGGTTCAGCAAAGGAGGGTGTGAACGAGTTTGTGTTGACCAGTGTCCTTAGTGCCTTCACATTGCCTGAGCTCATTCAAAATGGGAAGCAACTTCATTGTCTTGCTGTTAAAAACGGGTTGATATCCATTGTATCCGTTGGAAATGCTCTTGTAACTATGTATGCAAAATGTGGGGGCTTAGATGATGCCCTCCAGACATTTGAGTTGTTGAGCGATAAGAATGCTGTTACCTGGTCGGCAATGATCACTGGTTTTGCACATTGTGGAAATTCTGACGAGGCATTGGAACTTTTTTCGAAGATGCATGTTTCTGGGATGATGCCTAGTGAGTTCACCCTTGTGGGAGTCCTGAATGCATGTTCTGACCTTGGCACTGCAGGAGAAGCAAAGCAGGTCCATGCTTATGTGATAAAAGTGGGATTTGAATCTCAAATTTATATCATGACAGCTCTGGTTGACATGTATGCAAAATGTGGTTACCTAGTGGATGCTCGGAAGGGTTTTGGCTGTTTAGAACAGCCTGATATTGTTTTGTGGACCTCCATGATTGGTGGGTATGTACAAAATGGGGAGAGTGAAGAAGCTCTGAATTTGTTCTGTCAAATGCAAAATAAAGGTTTATTGCCCAATGAGTTGACAATAGTCAGTGTCACAAAAGCCTGTTCAAACCTTGCTGCTTTGCAGCAAGGAAAGCAAATCCATGCTTGTATCATTAAGTATGGGTTTAATATTGAAGTTCCAACTGGAAGTGCTCTCTCAACTATGTATGGAAAATGTGGGAGCTTTGAAGATGGAAACATAATCTTCAGGAGGATGCTTGTGAGGGATGTAGTCACATGGAATTCAATGATATCTGCGCTTCATCAAAATGGACATGGCAATGAAGCTCTTGAACTTTTTGAGGAGATGCTGTTTGAGGGGACAAAGCCAGACTACGTTACTTTCATTAATGTTCTCTCTGCTTGTAGCCATATGGGGTTGGTAGAGAGAGGCTGGGTTTATTTCAGGATGATGTACAATGAGTTTGGTATACTGCCAAGAGTTGAGCATTATGCATGCATGGTTGACATACTGAGCCGTGCTGGAAGGCTTGACGAAGCAAAAGAACTTATTGAATCAACACCTACTGGTCATGGCCAGTGTTTGTGGCGTATCTTGTTAAGTGCTTGCCGTAACTATCGTAATTATGATTTGGGAGCCTATGCAGGAGAAAAATTAATGGAATTGGGTTCACTAGAATCATCTGCTTATGTGTTGCTTTGTAGCATCTATACAGCATTGGGCAGGAGAGACGATGTGGAACGGATCAGAAGGATGATGAATCTTAGAGGGGTGAATAAGGAGCCCGGATGTAGCTGGATTGAGCTGAAGACTCAGGTTCACGTGTTTGTTGTTGGAGACCAGATGCATCCACAAATTAAAGAAGTACGTTCAAAG CATATATATTATGACTGCTTGCTTAAGTGA